In Oncorhynchus gorbuscha isolate QuinsamMale2020 ecotype Even-year linkage group LG08, OgorEven_v1.0, whole genome shotgun sequence, one genomic interval encodes:
- the stpg4 gene encoding protein STPG4, whose protein sequence is MTVGKNMSKVSDIPRDDASCRTEERGNEKGDQSDRGRWWMGTLKDTPIPGSYHIRDFIEEAGLNPVRMTYGFKGTGRDTKMQMRKGDLLLPGAYCFTDSTQEALQCQASYSFKSCPRPENYTLGIRDKEIDLSPCHYNVTQKPVPKIPCKHVMFRSAVQRASFLPREGPAPGHYNIRTGPTIGVTSCFRSTVPRLHSVRSRTPGPGTYEPSWQMGHRLGTEANMGRAHGLFFRNVF, encoded by the exons ATGACCGTAGGAAAAAATATGTCCAAAGTTAGTGACATACCCCGCGATGATGCATCatgcaggacagaggagagg GGCAATGAGAAAGGGGACCAGTCTGACAGAGGCAGATGGTGGATGGGTACTTTGAAA GATACGCCCATCCCTGGGAGTTACCACATCCGGGACTTTATTGAGGAGGCTGGCCTGAACCCGGTCCGTATGACGTATGGCTTTAAGGGTACGGGGAGAGACACCAAGATGCAGATGCGTAAGGGGGACTTGCTGCTGCCGGGAGCCTATTGCTTCACTGACTCCACCCAGGAGGCCCTCCAATGCCAGGCCTCCTACTCCTTTAAGAGCTGCCCCCGCCCAGAAAACTACACTCTGGGTATCCGCGACAag GAAATAGACCTTTCACCATGTCACTACAATGTGACCCAGAAACCAGTGCCCAAGATACCCTGCAA ACACGTGATGTTTCGTTCGGCAGTGCAGCGTGCCAGCTTTCTGCCT AGAGAGGGCCCTGCTCCTGGACATTACAACATAAGGACGGGCCCGACCATAGGAGTCACGTCCTGTTTCAGATCCACTGTGCCCCGTCTTCACAGTGTGCGCtcg AGGACTCCAGGACCGGGGACTTATGAGCCGTCCTGGCAGATGGGTCACCGTCTGGGGACGGAGGCCAACATGGGCAGGGCCCACGGTCTCTTCTTCCGCAATGTCTTCTAG
- the calm2a gene encoding calmodulin 2a (phosphorylase kinase, delta): MADQLTEEQIAEFKEAFSLFDKDGDGTITTKELGTVMRSLGQNPTEAELQDMINEVDADGNGTIDFPEFLTMMARKMKDTDSEEEIREAFRVFDKDGNGYISAAELRHVMTNLGEKLTDEEVDEMIREADIDGDGQVNYEEFVQMMTAK; the protein is encoded by the exons ATG GCTGATCAGCTAACAGAGGAGCAGATTGCCG AGTTCAAAGAGGCTTTCTCGCTCTTTGATAAGGATGGTGACGGCACCATCACCACCAAAGAGCTGGGAACCGTGATGCGCTCTCTGGGCCAGAACCCCACAGAGGCTGAGCTGCAGGACATGATCAATGAGGTGGACGCTGATG GTAATGGAACGATAGACTTCCCAGAGTTCCTGACCATGATGGCGAGAAAGATGAAGGACACAGATAGCGAGGAGGAGATCAGAGAAGCGTTCCGTGTCTTTGACAAG GATGGGAACGGTTACATAAGTGCTGCTGAGCTGCGCCATGTGATGACAAACCTTGGGGAGAAGCTGACCGATGAGGAAGTTGACGAGATGATCCGAGAAGCAGACATTGATGGTGATGGCCAGGTCAATTATGAAG AGTTCGTACAAATGATGACGGCGAAGTGA